GCCTCGATCACGTCGGTCAGGGTCACCAGGCCTTCCGTGTCGCCGTACTCGCCCACAACGACGGCGATGTGCACCTTCTCCTTCTTGAACCGATTCAGAAGGCTGAGGACCGTCGCGCCGTCCGGCACGAGCAGCAGCGGCGAGACCAAGGCGGCCAGCTCGACCGTATCCCGCGCCAGGGCCTCGGGGAGCAGGTACTTGGTGTGGATGTAGCCGACGGGCTTGTCCAGCGTGCCGTTGCAGACCAGCAGTCGCGAATAGCGGTGGGCCTCGACCATGGCGATGATGGTGTCGCGGTCGGCATTCACATCCCCCCAGACGATCCGGCTGCGCGGGGTCATGATGACCCGCACGGAACGATCCGCGAGACGGAGCACGCCTTCGATCATCGCCTGTTCCTGGGGCACGAAGACGCCGGCCTGCGTGCCCTCGGCGATCAGCGACTTGACTTCATCCTCGGTGACGGTGGATTCGCGCGTGCCGGCGAGGCCGAGCAGGCGCAGGACCCGCTCGGAGGAAACGTGCAGTAGCCACACCGCTGGAGCGGCAATCAAGGAGAGCCCGCGCATCGGTCCGGCCACCAGCGCCGCGACCTGCTCGGAATGGGCCAGGGCGATCCGCTTCGGCACGAGCTCGCCGATGATCAGGGACAGGTAGGTGATGCCCACGACCGTGATGCCGATGCCGGCGGAACCGCCGTGGGGCGAGATCAGCGGCAGCGTGTTGAGCCAGCCCCCGAGCCGCTGGCCCAGGGTCGCGCCGCTGAATGCCCCGGCGATGATGCCGACCAGCGTGATGCCGATCTGCACCGTCGAGAGAAACCGGCTCGGATCGTCGATGAGGCGGAGCGCGGCGCGCGCCCCGCGACCGCCCTGATTGGCCATCTGCTCGAGGCGGCTCTTGCGCGCGGAGAAGAGGGCCAGTTCCGACATGGCGAGGAGGCCGTTGACCAGGATCAGCAGCAGGACGACCAGCAGTTCAAAATAGAGCATGACGGCCCATTGCCAACGACGAGCCGCGAGCGGATCGTCGTCATGTGATCCGGTGCCCCGCGAAGCGATCGACCTTCACCCTGCGGTCGGCCGCCGCACCCTCCGCCGGGCGGGCTGCCGCGGAAGGGCGACGCTCAGGATAGGGGTCGCTCGCGAGGGCTGTCAAGGCCCCCCCCTGGCGATCGACGCGCTGCCCGCGCAGGAAGCCTTGCCCGGTGCCGAAATCCGAGTACACTGGGCGGGCCGCCGCGCGCGTTGCCGCCGCGGCCCCATCTTGCCGCGCCCTGGTCGCGGCCCACC
The window above is part of the bacterium genome. Proteins encoded here:
- a CDS encoding HlyC/CorC family transporter, with product MLYFELLVVLLLILVNGLLAMSELALFSARKSRLEQMANQGGRGARAALRLIDDPSRFLSTVQIGITLVGIIAGAFSGATLGQRLGGWLNTLPLISPHGGSAGIGITVVGITYLSLIIGELVPKRIALAHSEQVAALVAGPMRGLSLIAAPAVWLLHVSSERVLRLLGLAGTRESTVTEDEVKSLIAEGTQAGVFVPQEQAMIEGVLRLADRSVRVIMTPRSRIVWGDVNADRDTIIAMVEAHRYSRLLVCNGTLDKPVGYIHTKYLLPEALARDTVELAALVSPLLLVPDGATVLSLLNRFKKEKVHIAVVVGEYGDTEGLVTLTDVIEAIAGDLPERGEDSGPRIVQRDDGSWLADGGVPTDEVEAVTGIDMGDTVDMLAGFVLDHLGRIPMAGVSFRHGDARFEVVDMDGNRIDKVLIAVIATDGGQPAEATRQARDD